Proteins from one Tautonia rosea genomic window:
- a CDS encoding DUF3472 domain-containing protein has protein sequence MRDARFVVMALFAMLAVSGSVGSGIVPGQEARDEGSYAPMPWHLVDMWWDLHAPMPFESLAVDVAISDDVPASVNLYIAPIGLGHLGDTPFYGGIQTQADGYTRDDQRLRRIGPGFLFSMWGERRLDAIRPSAGGLLQSSGHEGDFISVRRPHAWSKGTYTYRLVRMDREEIDGAPFTWVGAFVYSHERHENIFIGALRVPGENLVLKPSIANFVEIYGPLRPVSEIPELTVTFGPPVINGRPAPLRRATAVYPNGVPDVADAVAKDGSIVITVGRPVANREARQVVLIDGEQKGTP, from the coding sequence ATGCGAGATGCTCGATTCGTTGTCATGGCGCTGTTTGCCATGCTTGCCGTCAGTGGCTCGGTCGGCTCAGGTATCGTCCCTGGACAGGAGGCGAGGGACGAGGGATCGTACGCGCCGATGCCCTGGCATCTGGTCGATATGTGGTGGGATCTTCATGCGCCCATGCCCTTTGAGAGCCTGGCGGTGGACGTGGCGATCAGCGACGACGTTCCCGCCTCGGTCAACCTTTACATCGCTCCGATCGGACTTGGTCACCTGGGAGACACCCCCTTTTACGGCGGCATCCAGACCCAGGCCGACGGCTACACCCGAGACGATCAGCGACTCCGACGCATTGGCCCCGGCTTCCTGTTCTCGATGTGGGGCGAGCGCAGGCTCGACGCGATTCGACCCTCTGCCGGGGGCCTGCTTCAGAGTTCCGGGCACGAGGGTGATTTTATCAGCGTCCGACGCCCCCATGCCTGGTCAAAAGGGACGTATACCTATCGCCTCGTCCGCATGGATCGCGAGGAGATCGACGGCGCTCCCTTCACCTGGGTCGGGGCGTTCGTTTACTCGCATGAGCGTCACGAGAACATTTTCATCGGTGCTTTGCGTGTGCCGGGAGAGAACCTCGTCCTGAAGCCTTCGATCGCCAACTTCGTCGAGATTTACGGGCCTCTCCGTCCCGTCTCCGAGATCCCGGAGTTGACGGTCACCTTCGGGCCTCCCGTGATCAACGGCCGGCCGGCTCCGCTCCGGAGGGCGACGGCTGTCTATCCGAACGGAGTTCCCGACGTCGCCGACGCGGTGGCGAAGGACGGCTCGATCGTGATCACCGTAGGCCGTCCCGTGGCCAATCGCGAGGCGCGGCAGGTGGTTCTGATCGATGGGGAACAAAAAGGCACGCCTTGA
- a CDS encoding RNA polymerase sigma factor, whose amino-acid sequence MAASEADMLLIAQIREGDMRAWQVLIERYEGRLLAFVDSRLHDRATSEDVVQETFIGFLTSLPNFDDRRDLEAYLFSIAAHKLTDQLRRQGRRPIDQFGSDDHGRPLEEVAGPARAASSIARSSERRDAEERLLTEALGQIIADWQAKGDFNRLRCLELLIVKGWANKDVATHLDLTEQAVASYKFQTISRLKEMARRAGMSLGGLD is encoded by the coding sequence ATGGCCGCTTCCGAAGCCGACATGCTGTTGATCGCCCAGATTCGTGAGGGCGATATGCGCGCCTGGCAGGTGCTCATCGAGCGCTACGAGGGGCGGTTGCTCGCCTTTGTCGATAGCCGATTGCACGACCGGGCGACCAGCGAGGACGTGGTGCAGGAGACCTTCATCGGCTTCCTGACCAGCCTGCCAAACTTCGACGACCGCCGCGATCTGGAGGCCTACCTCTTCTCGATCGCCGCCCACAAGCTGACCGACCAGCTCCGTCGCCAGGGGCGTCGGCCGATCGACCAGTTCGGCTCCGACGACCACGGCCGACCCCTCGAAGAAGTCGCCGGCCCCGCCCGAGCGGCCAGCAGCATCGCCCGAAGCTCTGAACGCCGAGACGCCGAGGAACGCCTGTTGACCGAAGCCCTAGGGCAGATCATCGCGGACTGGCAAGCCAAGGGGGATTTCAACCGCTTGCGCTGCCTGGAACTCTTGATCGTCAAGGGGTGGGCCAACAAGGACGTCGCCACCCATCTTGACCTGACCGAACAGGCCGTCGCCAGCTACAAGTTCCAGACCATCAGCCGCCTGAAAGAAATGGCCCGCCGCGCCGGCATGAGCCTTGGCGGTCTGGACTGA
- a CDS encoding vWA domain-containing protein, producing the protein MPLELGRSPLTDLRALLGSAAFHGAILIVCSLFVLQAVLPRGASDEEPPGLVGEIGPVDNRASGVAPGGGPGDLGGTLTPEQMERLGAMVDVQATTMTDPDAVADSLIDEILAVPTAASPNDGAEPLPLPTMPGVGVLPGPGTGGGGGDGGGSGGGQGQGIGAGTEFFGAKERATSFVYVIDRSASMTNRSSIDMAKRELLASLRRLPDDARFGVVFYNERATPFLDATGRPRMMPADSANKARFESRLSDIPADGGTNHVDALMAAYAMQPEVIFFLTDADDMTDREAELLIRAAGPIRVQAIEFGIGPDSGLSVPLRTLANATGGGYRYINVMTFAAQRFSRD; encoded by the coding sequence ATGCCTCTTGAACTCGGCCGATCCCCCCTGACCGATTTGCGGGCCTTGCTCGGCTCGGCGGCCTTTCACGGGGCCATCCTGATTGTCTGCTCGCTGTTCGTCTTGCAGGCCGTTTTGCCCCGAGGCGCCTCGGACGAGGAACCGCCCGGCCTGGTCGGCGAAATCGGGCCGGTCGACAACCGAGCCTCGGGGGTCGCTCCCGGAGGAGGGCCGGGGGACCTGGGAGGCACCCTGACCCCCGAGCAGATGGAACGGCTCGGCGCGATGGTCGACGTGCAGGCGACGACCATGACCGATCCCGACGCCGTGGCCGATTCCCTGATCGACGAGATTCTGGCCGTGCCGACCGCGGCGTCTCCGAATGACGGTGCCGAGCCCTTGCCCTTGCCCACGATGCCCGGCGTCGGGGTCTTGCCCGGCCCGGGCACCGGCGGCGGCGGCGGAGACGGCGGCGGCTCCGGAGGAGGCCAGGGGCAGGGCATTGGTGCCGGGACCGAGTTCTTCGGTGCGAAGGAACGGGCCACATCGTTCGTCTACGTCATCGACCGATCGGCCAGCATGACTAACCGCAGCTCGATCGACATGGCCAAGCGCGAACTGCTCGCCAGCCTTCGCCGATTGCCCGACGACGCCCGATTCGGCGTTGTCTTCTACAACGAACGGGCCACGCCGTTTCTCGACGCGACCGGACGCCCCCGGATGATGCCGGCCGATTCGGCGAACAAGGCCCGGTTCGAGTCGAGACTTTCCGACATTCCCGCCGACGGCGGCACGAATCACGTCGACGCCCTGATGGCCGCCTACGCCATGCAGCCCGAGGTCATCTTTTTTCTGACCGACGCCGACGACATGACCGACCGCGAGGCCGAGCTGCTCATCCGAGCCGCCGGCCCGATCCGCGTGCAGGCCATTGAGTTCGGCATCGGCCCCGACTCCGGGCTGTCGGTCCCGTTGCGCACCCTGGCCAATGCGACCGGAGGGGGATACCGGTACATCAACGTCATGACCTTCGCCGCGCAACGATTCTCTCGCGATTGA
- a CDS encoding ExbD/TolR family protein: protein MTMLGPDTAPHTRWKKSPEHIVEFPVAPMLDMSFQLLAFFILTFQAPSGETRIDLYLPATPAALVAAPDASEGSPRPGSAASMPDLETDLLVRAEADELGDLVSLTLQGAPVPDPAALRDRLRRYREQLAGEPVKVRLEADDRLRYEEAARIIGSCSAAGVDSVRLAGPAADPAGGGLP, encoded by the coding sequence ATGACCATGCTCGGACCCGACACCGCCCCCCACACGAGATGGAAGAAGTCTCCCGAGCACATCGTCGAGTTTCCGGTCGCGCCGATGCTCGACATGTCCTTCCAGCTCCTCGCCTTCTTCATCCTCACCTTCCAGGCCCCGAGCGGTGAGACGCGGATTGACCTGTACCTGCCCGCGACCCCGGCGGCGTTGGTGGCCGCTCCCGACGCATCAGAAGGAAGCCCGCGTCCCGGATCGGCCGCCTCGATGCCCGACCTGGAGACCGACCTGCTCGTCCGGGCCGAGGCCGACGAGCTGGGCGACCTCGTCTCGTTGACCCTCCAGGGGGCTCCCGTTCCCGATCCGGCGGCCCTCCGCGACCGGCTCCGCCGCTATCGCGAGCAACTGGCCGGCGAGCCGGTGAAGGTCCGGCTCGAAGCCGACGACCGCCTCCGCTACGAGGAGGCGGCGCGGATCATCGGCTCCTGCTCGGCCGCAGGGGTCGACTCGGTCCGCCTGGCCGGTCCGGCCGCCGATCCGGCAGGGGGGGGCTTGCCATGA
- a CDS encoding ExbD/TolR family protein — translation MPRRDPEGDPYRLEMNLTPLLDVVLQLITFFMMLVHFGTQIETADREVRLPVAPAALPGALASDDRLVVVIDAAGRLIAGNRERSGAEAQEWWTEQAARRFRGASLLGESLDELTTQVIIRADRDAPFGAVRSSLATAQRSGFARFSLVVMMEEARP, via the coding sequence ATGCCGAGACGCGACCCCGAAGGCGACCCGTACCGCCTGGAAATGAACCTGACGCCGCTGCTCGACGTCGTCTTGCAGCTCATCACGTTCTTCATGATGCTCGTCCACTTCGGCACACAGATTGAAACGGCTGATCGCGAGGTCCGCTTGCCCGTCGCCCCGGCCGCCTTGCCGGGAGCATTGGCCAGCGATGATCGCCTGGTGGTCGTCATCGACGCTGCCGGACGCCTGATCGCCGGCAACCGCGAGCGCAGCGGTGCCGAGGCCCAGGAGTGGTGGACCGAGCAGGCCGCCCGACGCTTCCGGGGGGCCTCGCTGCTCGGGGAATCGCTCGATGAGCTGACCACCCAGGTCATTATTCGGGCCGATCGCGACGCCCCGTTCGGCGCGGTTCGGTCGAGCCTGGCCACGGCCCAGCGCTCCGGGTTCGCCCGGTTCAGCCTGGTCGTCATGATGGAGGAGGCGCGGCCATGA
- a CDS encoding MotA/TolQ/ExbB proton channel family protein codes for MLCPRIGRRRVIAAPVILLAVLLAPLVVFGQAEEMPAAAAEESTGGFDTSFLKLMITSTGPIGVVLLLMSFYLVALVVWMYFEYRRGVAIPERLTRDLNTQLMQRQYSTAFEIVNSDRSFLGRVLSAGVRKLPNGQPAALRSMQMVNDDVTMEMEHRTAYLATVGTLGPLIGLFGTVYGMIIAFRAMSAEGQPEASLLAGGISTALFATLLGIGVAIPAITFYAIFRNRIARLSLEVELAAESLLEQFASGVRSPHPLAVAPSTGAMPMPPPSSPTNPPRTPLGGPSPSRDD; via the coding sequence ATGCTGTGCCCCCGAATCGGCCGACGGCGTGTGATCGCGGCCCCGGTTATCCTTTTGGCCGTGCTGTTGGCTCCCCTGGTCGTGTTCGGCCAGGCCGAGGAAATGCCTGCTGCCGCTGCCGAGGAATCGACCGGAGGCTTCGACACGTCGTTTCTGAAGCTGATGATCACCTCGACCGGGCCGATCGGCGTGGTCTTGCTCTTGATGTCGTTCTATCTGGTGGCGCTGGTCGTCTGGATGTACTTCGAGTACCGCCGGGGGGTGGCGATTCCCGAGCGTCTGACCCGCGACCTGAACACACAACTGATGCAACGGCAGTACTCGACGGCCTTCGAGATCGTCAACAGCGATCGGTCGTTCCTGGGTCGGGTGCTTTCGGCCGGCGTCCGCAAGCTGCCCAACGGCCAGCCGGCGGCCTTGCGGTCGATGCAGATGGTCAACGACGACGTGACGATGGAGATGGAGCACCGCACGGCCTATCTGGCCACCGTCGGCACGCTTGGCCCGCTGATCGGCCTGTTTGGCACGGTCTACGGCATGATCATCGCCTTCCGGGCCATGTCAGCCGAGGGGCAGCCCGAGGCCAGCCTGCTGGCCGGCGGCATCTCGACGGCCCTCTTCGCCACCCTGCTCGGCATCGGCGTGGCCATTCCGGCGATCACCTTCTACGCCATCTTTCGCAATCGGATTGCCCGGCTCTCGCTTGAGGTCGAGCTGGCGGCCGAGTCCCTTCTGGAGCAGTTTGCATCGGGGGTTCGATCGCCCCATCCTCTGGCCGTCGCGCCCAGCACCGGAGCCATGCCGATGCCTCCGCCGAGTAGCCCGACGAACCCGCCTCGGACCCCGCTCGGCGGGCCTTCGCCCTCGCGAGACGACTGA
- a CDS encoding ABC transporter ATP-binding protein — MNSDVIIETRNLTKVYRDFWGRPKVLALKALDLKVHRGEIFGLLGPNGSGKTTTIKLLLGLLFPTEGEAFLFGESATNVAKNERLGYLPEESYLYKFLNAEETLHFYGRLFKISPSERKKRVDQLIDMVGLTAAKHRQIREYSKGMQRRIGLAQALINDPEMILLDEPTSGLDPIGTSEIKDRIRELRERGKTIILSGHLLADMQDICDRIAILHRGELKELGEVRDLLTVQDVTQIKTKDLPPAALPEIEAIIKRHGGEVLAVDHPTTTLEELFLRIVRESDLHPGRRRVGDRPGMPASAAGDGAPAAPETAAKGS; from the coding sequence ATGAACTCCGACGTCATCATCGAGACCCGGAACCTGACCAAGGTCTACCGCGATTTCTGGGGGCGCCCGAAGGTGCTGGCCCTCAAGGCCCTGGACCTGAAGGTTCACCGAGGGGAAATCTTTGGCCTGCTCGGCCCCAACGGCTCGGGCAAAACCACGACAATCAAGCTCTTGCTTGGCCTCCTCTTCCCGACCGAAGGAGAGGCCTTCCTCTTCGGCGAGTCGGCCACCAATGTCGCCAAGAACGAGCGGCTTGGCTACCTGCCCGAAGAGTCGTACCTCTACAAGTTCCTCAACGCCGAAGAAACGCTCCACTTCTACGGCCGCTTGTTCAAAATCAGCCCGAGCGAGCGAAAAAAGCGGGTCGATCAACTGATCGACATGGTCGGCCTGACCGCCGCCAAGCACCGGCAGATTCGCGAATACTCCAAGGGCATGCAGCGCCGGATCGGTCTGGCCCAGGCACTCATCAACGACCCGGAGATGATCCTGCTCGACGAGCCGACCTCGGGCCTCGACCCGATCGGCACCTCCGAGATCAAGGACCGCATCCGAGAGCTTCGCGAGCGCGGCAAGACGATCATCCTCTCCGGCCACTTGCTGGCCGACATGCAGGACATCTGCGACCGGATCGCCATTTTGCACCGCGGCGAGCTGAAGGAGCTGGGCGAGGTCCGCGACCTCTTGACCGTGCAGGACGTCACCCAGATCAAGACCAAGGACCTGCCCCCGGCCGCACTGCCCGAAATCGAGGCGATCATCAAGCGACACGGCGGCGAGGTTCTGGCCGTCGATCACCCGACGACCACGCTCGAAGAGCTCTTCCTGCGGATCGTCCGCGAGAGTGACCTGCACCCTGGCCGCCGACGGGTGGGCGACCGCCCCGGCATGCCCGCCTCGGCCGCGGGAGACGGCGCCCCCGCCGCTCCGGAGACTGCGGCCAAGGGGTCCTGA